A single region of the Nicotiana sylvestris chromosome 6, ASM39365v2, whole genome shotgun sequence genome encodes:
- the LOC138870565 gene encoding uncharacterized protein, with protein MLIRNPNLDESHFISSFIGALKEEIRFGVKLFKPTTLRFAVEQARLQDKAIEASLKRTKVVAKTSLITGNPSSTKAPVATTVKPNSFRLSPKVYEYRKSNYLCYKCGKKYTQGHQCKKKQLNNMIGTRKVPTKTGEIKEEQSSAGLIIEGEVEQEVIEAVCLNGLSGANKGVNTILVWGTIGNRKLTVLIDSGSTHSFIDATTVKKSGYQAQPFPPVRVIVVDGNYVMCTSICTSYQWKMQNRPFQENLLIILLGGCDMVMGNDWMKKHNPTKFDHEKMCATISKKGNKLILQGITEEGKLTMITSGAMGKMLRKGQALITHLFMMSAVKAEEQDPIGEAIEEIQLLPEEELERQVKEMLTNGTIQHSQSPFSLPALLVKKKDGTWRFCVDYRGLNDITIKDKYQISTVDDLLDQLSGSVMFSKVDLRVGYHQIRMKVDDVYKTAFRTHMGHYEFKVMPFGLTNAPATFQALMNQSKVEYLGHIITVKGVSTDPSKIKAMVEWPKPNSVRALRGFLGLMGYYRKYVAKYGIICRPSTDLLRKEAFKWNEEADLAFEKLKRAMTSTPEGRPIAYFSKVLAPRHRGKSIYEKEYLALLNAVEKWRHYLQYKYFVVRTDHHSLKYLLEQRVTTPIQQKGLTKLLGLDYEVQYKKGAENRVAYSLSRQQEDSEVQRNQLQGALQSISISVLLWVQEITHSYEGDPKATEIISQMVVTQQGPSIWHYTANILRKKGKIYIGANGGLRTQLISTFYDSPVV; from the exons ATGCTGATAAGGAATCCTAACTTGGATGAGTCACACTTCATATCCAGTTTCATTGGGGCTCTGAAGGAAGAGATTAGGTTTGGGGTGAAGCTATTTAAACCTACAACTCTACGATTTGCTGTGGAACAAGCTAGGTTGCAGGATAAGGCCATAGAAGCTTCTCTCAAGCGTACTAAAGTAGTAGCCAAAACCTCTTTAATAACTGGCAACCCTAGTAGTACCAAAGCTCCTGTTGCAACTACAGTTAAGCCAAATTCATTTAGGCTTAGTCCTAAGGTATATGAGTATAGGAAGAGTAACTATTTGTGTTACAAATGTGGTAAGAAGTATACTCAAGGCCATCAATGCAAGAAGAAGCAACTGAATAACATGATAGGGACAAGAAAAGTTCCTACTAAAACTGGTGAGATAAAGGAAGAACAAAGCTCTGCAGGGTTGATCATTGAAGGAGAAGTGGAACAAGAGGTCATAGAGGCAGTATGTTTGAATGGCCTATCAGGTGCTAACAAAGGAGTCAATACCATACTGGTGTGGGGTACCATAGGGAACAGGAAACTAACAGTGTTGATTGATTCTGGGAGTACTCACAGTTTCATTGATGCCACCACAGTTAAGAAGTCAGGGTACCAAGCCCAACCCTTTCCACCAGTGAGAGTGATAGTAGTTGATGGAAACTATGTTATGTGCACTTCGATTTGTACGAGTTATCAGTGGAAAATGCAAAACAGACCCTTCCAAGAGAACTTACTGATTATTCTACTTGGGGGTTGTGACATGGTGATGGGAAATGACTGGATGAAGAAGCATAATCCAACCAAATTCGACCATGAGAAGATGTGTGCTACCATTAGTAAGAAGGGCAACAAGCTAATATTGCAGGGCATTACTGAGGAAGGGAAGTTGACTATGATCACCAGTGGAGCAATGGGCAAAATGCTAAGAAAAGGTCAGGCTCTGATAACTCACCTATTCATGATGAGTGCTGTTAAAGCAGAAGAGCAAGACCCAATTGGAGAGGCTATTGAGGAG ATACAACTATTACCAGAAGAGGAATTAGAAAGACAGGTCAAGGAGATGCTTACTAATGGCACCATACAGCATAGTCAATCACCCTTCTCTTTACCAGCCTTACTtgtcaagaagaaagatggaaCTTGGAGGTTTTGTGTAGACTATAGAGGACTGAATGACATTACAATAAAGGATAAATACCAAATATCCACTGTGGATGATCTATTGGATCAGCTGAGTGGGTCTGTGATGTTTTCCAAAGTAGATTTGAGGGTCGGTTACCATCAGATTAGAATGAAGGTGGACGATGTGTACAAGACAGCATTCAGAACTCACATGGGCCACTATGAGTTCAAGGTGATgccatttgggctaacaaatgccccagccaCCTTCCAAGCCTTGATGAACCAG TCCAAAGTTGAATATTTGGGGCATATTATAACTGTAAAAGGAGTATCAACTGATCCTTCCAAAATCAAGGCCATGGTTGAGTGGCCTAAGCCCAACTCCGTGAGAGCTTTGAGGGGATTCTTAGGATTGATGGGGTATTATAGGAAGTATGTTGCCAAATATGGCATCATTTGTAGACCGTCGACTGACTTATTAAGAAAGGAAGCCTTTAAGTGGAATGAGGAAGCAGACTTAGCCTTTGAAAAGTTGAAAAGAGCTATGACTTCTACACCT GAAGGTAGACCAATAGCTTACTTTAGCAAGGTCTTGGCTCCAAGACACAGAGGTAAATCCATCTATGAAAAGGAGTATCTGGCTCTGCTGAATGCAGTGGAAAAGTGGAGACATTATTTACAGTACAAATATTTTGTGGTGAGAACTGACCATCACAGCTTGAAATACCTCCTAGAACAAAGGGTGACTACTCCTATACAGCAAAAGGGACTGACCAAATTGCTTGGATTAGACTATGAGGTGCAGTATAAGAAGGGAGCTGAAAATAGGGTAGCTTATTCCCTTTCTAGACAACAGGAAGATTCAGAAGTTCAAAGGAACCAACTCCAAGGAGCATTGCAGTCCATCAGTATATCAGTTCTTCTATGGGTTCAAGAAATAACACACAGCTATGAAGGGGACCCTAAAGCTACAGAAATCATTAGCCAAATGGTTGTAACTCAACAAGGACCCAGCATATGGCACTACACTGCCAACATACTCAGGAAGAAAGGGAAAATTTATATTGGTGCCAATGGTGGGCTCAGAACTCAGTTGATATCCACCTTTTATGATTCTCCTGTAGTTTGA
- the LOC138870566 gene encoding uncharacterized protein, translating to MVDIKGISPPYCMHKILLEEGHKPSREHQRRLNPNMKEVVKKEVIKWLDARIIFPISDSSWVSPVQCVPKKGGMTVVKNDNNELISTRTVTGWRICMDYKKLNLATWKDHSPLPFIDQMLDILAGRSHFCFLDGYSGYNQISIAPEDREKTSFTCPYGIYSFRRMLFGLCNAPATFQRCMMAVFANMVEDIMEVFMDDFSVVGNSFDECLINLTRMLKRCIETNLVLNWEKCHFMEMLAVVFAFEKFRSYLIGSRVIVYTDHAALRYLIEKKESKPRLIRWGTENQVADHLSRLEGAENSVEVEDILETFPDEKLLATNLEEAPWYADFANYLACEAVALPTNDAKVVVGFLKKNIFTRFGTPRVIISDRGTHFCNRAFEKLLAKYDLVFGKACHLPVELEHRAWWALKQLNLDIEAAGTTRITELYELDEFRHLAFESTRFYKEIMKRLHDKNIVERNFNPRDMFMVVVAFDMIHLWEIVWGIIWQNCRINSGVREIVEVVNFEHLTNWVIWPEKGERAPQALPKCQYMMPPGSSHRRHRMCFMLKPPKALSLRFMLTGLPSVWKKQTYIRKSDEGRWSSCLMNLRRQTQ from the exons ATGGTAGACATAAAGGGGATCAGCCCCCCctactgtatgcacaaaattctactggaagagggacacaaaccttccagggaacaccaaagaaggctgaaccctaacatgaaggaagtggtgaagaaggaagtaATAAAGTGGTTAGACGCGAGAATTAtcttcccaatctctgacagcagctgggttagcccagttcaatgtgtacctaaaaagggtggcatgacggtagttaagaatgataacaatgaattgatctctacaagaacagtcacgggctggagaatttgcatggattataAAAAGCTAAATCTAGCCACCTGGAAAGACCACtccccacttcccttcattgatcagatgttagacatactggcagggaggtcacacttctgttttctggacgggtactcaggatacaaccagatctccattgcaccggaggacagagagaagacctctttCACTTGCCCTTATGGCATTTATTCCTTTCGGAGGATGctctttggcctatgcaatgcacccgccacattccaacggtgcatgatggccGTATTCGCTAACATGGtagaggacataatggaggtgttcatggatgacttctcagtggtagggaactcatttgatgagtgcctgataAATCTGACTCGTATGCTGAAACGGTGTATCGAGACTAACCTGGTTCTGaactgggagaaatgccacttcatg gagatgttggctgtggTGTTTGCTTTCGAGAAGTTCAGATCATATCTGATTGGTTCTAgggtaattgtatacactgatcatgcagctctcaggtacttgattgagaagaaagAGTCTAAGCcgcgcctgattcgttgg ggcacagagaaccaagtcgctgatcatctatcacgacttgagggagctgaaaattCAGTTGAGGTTGAAGATATTCTGGAAACTTTTCCAGACGAGAAGCTGCTCGCTACTAATCTTGAGGAAGcaccatggtatgcagactttgcaaattacctggcctgcg aagctgtagcgttgcccactaatgatgcaaaagtggtggtggggtttttgaagaagaacatattcaccagaTTTGGGACACCAAGAGTGATTATCAGTGAcagaggcactcacttctgtaatagagctttcgagaagttgcttgcaaagtatgat ttggtgttcgggaaggcctgccatttgccagtggaacttgaacatagagcgtggtgggcactgaaacagcTGAATCTAGACATCGAGGCTGCGGGCACAACGAGAATCACAGAATTGTATGAGCTCGACGAGTTCagacatcttgcttttgagagcacaaggtttTACAAGGAAAtaatgaagaggttgcacgacaagaacattGTGGAGAGAAATTTCAATCCTAGAGATatg TTTATGGTGGTAGTAGCATTTGACATGATTCACTTGTGGGAGATTGTGTGGGGTATTATATGGCAGAATTGTAGAATTAATAGTGGTGTGCGGGAAATAGTGGAGGTTGTCAACTTTGAGCACCTTACTAATTGG GTAATATGGCCCGAAAAAGGTGAAAGAGCTCCGCAAGCACTTCCCAAATGCCAATATATGATGCCACCAGGTTCCAGTCACAGGAGGCATAGGATGTGTTTCATGCTAAAGCCACCAAAAGCTTTGTCCCTGAGATTCATGTTGACAGGGCTGCCCTCCGTATGGAAAAAGCAGACATATATAAGGAAATCAGACGAAGGGAGATGGAGTTCTTGTTTGATGAACCTAAGACGGCAAACCCAATAA